aaatcgattataaagggcaataactacattttggtcatgttgacttgactttgtaggtcttactttgctgttcattattgctgtttacagtttatctctatctataataatattaaagataattaccaattcaggggaagcaacccaacaactggttgcCTGAAtggtctgaaaatttaaggtcagatagatcttgacctaatgaacaattttgttttgaGAGATTTGGTCAAATGCTTTGGGTTTAgatcatcttcgctagccaagggttacgatccactcccgctctcttcacccttggcagattgagataaaattttggagacacaaggtaaggatttttattggttgcagtcaaaactcgctgcatccaatcaaaatgcgcctataacatgatcacgtgtaaatgtagaaagtgtttgtaaacaattgccacgtgttttttgtgcaacaagcctttacatccctaaacatacgactatatttagtaatacttgaatgtttttaatcaacaaatagaagttcctgtgtatgtttcatgcacaaatgcatgaatgttgacgTATGCTTTCATTTCCGGCTTTACCAAGTGTGTAGAATCTAGCAGGGACTAAACTTAACTGTTTTTCTCTAGGGGCCAGCTGGGCCcctaagatatttttttcaggggCCCGCTTAAAATTTTAGGAGCCCACtaatatttatactaaaataaaacaaaactgaaaattaCTTAGTATATACTTACTAACAGTGTTCCAGCTTAAATCTCAGGGCAGAAGGGTGCTAGTTTTCTGAAAGGGCACTTTAGCGCAATAACCGGGATTGTAAGGATACTTTGTATAAATTACCTTGAATATTGCTAGCTATAGGCTCAGCTGGAGAACATTAGTTGTATTTAAACCTTATTCAGAAATTAATATGTTCTTGATGTTGGTTccagtcagattttttttttatcaaattatcataccATGAAGCAAAGCAAATCATTTTGATGTTTATGTTAACAAACTTGTACATTTGTTAATTGCTCCCACGTAAGGAGGATCATTCATACAAGAAGTTCAAATACAAACTTCTTTGATTCTTctttaaatgtatgttcatggtatgaaacaaaacagtttTTCTAATGAAGCCTTATTGTGAAATCCTACTTGTAGTCTTGAAAATGTTTTCTGTGGTTAccattataatatttgaattattgccACCAGAAATGTATCATAAGatttgacaatatttattttaggttGTTTCCtaacaaaattatctcccttcaaattttcaacttccTGTTGACCTTTAGACAATATGGCTCTTTCTTTGAACATTAAATATTATCTCAATCCAAGCCATCCTCTAATACAGTGATTAGAAATAACCTACTGGTTTTCGGAAATACTCTATATTTCTATATCGCTTTGATAAGACAAACAGGTTTCCTTTTGGGAACAGTCTTTGTTAATATCGCGGGGGAAAGGGTACAAATGGGatttacttcaatttttttacagtcGCCAGCTGGGCTACCATGATGACTAAATATATTCGCCGAGCCGAAAATCTGGTCGCCCGGGCGCCCGGGCGAGCGTTAAGTTTAGTCCCTGtctagacgctaccgtgtttttacctccaaattgaagagttcaagtgctaccattggttAGACTAATGTATTCAGAATTGGCGTGATTTTTATCTTCCGgtagatggcgcaacattgttatcacaaaaaCGTGGCCTCAGGGCAGATTCAACTTTGGTCAGGTCAAGATTTCTAACACTTAAAATTAgctttttgaataatttttcatatatctCTATATTCAATGTTAGAATCTTCGTtgacatcaaatttaaaatcgatccttcacagaacaaaaaaaagttattagcattttacattggtcaggacattagtcacGGGAGGACATAGTTCGTCAGGTCAAGTTTTGtaactttgaaaaatattttttttcttttttcttcttatatttttgtattaaatgttttaatcattgtAATAGATGTGCTTTGATGTGCCTGATTAATTCCCCTTAATTTGGACAGAttaattatttagtatttaaatgtttattttaagttaaatttgatttaaatatagtAGGATAAaagtaaggattatttatttaactgttttagtatttaacttttgatgtttttataatgttttaagaatattcatttatttaacttttcttcAGTACCTTTTATGTTAAAGTTCTCCTGATTAATGACAAGTTTAGGATATCATTTGATATTCAGTCGGAGTCGGCCTTGCACAGGCCTCCAAATACTCGCCGGAACTAATATTAGTACTAATCGAGTCTAGAGTTAGCCACCACTTCGGTGCAGTTCACAAGAGTTAGTCACCCCTTTTTGGTGCAATTTTACCACTTTAAAACACAACGCGAAGCAAATttaccttattttatttttaagactAACTCTGGGAACactctatttttcattttacatttgaaattactttatttttgaacTCCGCTTAAGAAAGTTTTCTGACTCCTGTTTATTTCcgactttgtttaatattcatgcATTTACTGtacatttgtgaataaaattataGTTTCATTTGATTCATTGTCTGTTGTTCAGCCATAATCTGATATCAGGTATCCCAATGGTCGAATAGGGGCGAAGTACTGGCCGCTACACGTCCCGGGAGGTGTCGTCACCGACCCCCTCCGTTACATCATAATCTTCCttggtattgattttgaagTCTATCCTGTCAATAATAAAACACCTTTTAGCAGTTTTATTTCGGTCAGGACATTTGTGAGGGTCTCATTGTGACAAGGGAGAGCCAAtattttgtaagcgtgacacgtgaaagtcaaagtATTGAGTTggaaaaacgggaaatgaggtctagcAGGACcggggaaatgacaaaaaaatgagaattgcttacgtacatagtgtaagagggatacaggaatctgacatAACTATAAGCCGGATCCGGGATCAGGAAACCCCCCACCCcccaatacaccttatcgctattagcCTACTCAGGCGGCCGGCCCAGCCACTTgaccttttgacgcatacaacattcacttttccattgtggcgtcagacattttgttttatgacgtcaaacttttacgggaacctgtgtgatatccagtaatagcggacaaatagcgataaggtgtatgaGACCCCCATTAGTAGTTTCAAAGTcaagttggtcaggtcaagttttcaaactcttatagatatttttttaattttttttttaattctattcattaaatataagattTCATCTTGCTTGGTTCCAAATTTCAAGTAAATcctttcaataataaaaaaaatatttagcattTTCATTTGTGTCAGGACACTGTCAGAACATTAGTGTAACCCGTAAAGAAGCCATTTCTATGAACATCtggaaattaacaaatattgagGTTAAGCAATTATAAGTTGCATATTacgctttatatttttaaatgattttattgtgTATACAAGAGAACTGTTCTATATTATACTTCTGCACGTGCAAAAAGACAAAGTGAAAGTAACTTCTTCGAGTGCAAGCGCACACTGTACCAAGTAATCAATCTGATGCTTGAATGCCAACAATTTCAATGGCTGTAAAGCTTCCGTTTGATAATCATTCAGAGGTTTGAACTGATAGTCAATTTCCAAGGTCACAACAATAGCACGTGGACAAAATTGTTTTCTGGCTTACGACAGAAATCATTTGATTTAGGGAACATACCTATATTCACCTAAAGTTTAAATTTATGTGTGCGTTTGAAGATGTCTGCCACTAATCTTCCTATACCGCGTTCTTGAAAAAGACCCGCCCTCTGTTGGGCAGTCAActataagggagataacttcagCAACACTTAAGGCACAATATGGGTTGCAATAATGAttcattaatataaacaaatatgacaaatatttttctttattctagaatatttaaaaaaaatttattcaaattgaaaaagtcTTTTATTGGTTATATATGCTTATTTCATGGTAGAAAAAGACAAGAAAACCCTTGAGGGACCCCAAAATAGCAGACGCTATATGTAAAGATTGTGAATGTGTTGCAATCTATTTAGATTTAACTCCCTTTTACTGTCAACGTAATGCGGGAGACGCCATTCCATTTAGTCTTGCACATTAGATAGAAAATTGTGAATTAGAGGTgtaagtttcatattttttcaccAAATATTTGCTATTCTTACTTGTGAGTTCCCAGTCGGACAATATTTCTCAAACCTAGAAAAGTCTTTCAGTCAGAAGCTTGGCAGTCATGAGGCTCTACAGATATGCAAGCATCATCTCGACATTTAGGGTAGAATAAGCGTTTTGTTTGTAGATTTCTCAGCGGATTTCTACTTTCGATTTGCCAAACTCCGCTTCTGGTTACTTCTTTAGTAACAATggatcatttttttcaatttattcagtctttaaaaaaaaaatctttgttgaagtgtaaattttttttatgacatccATGATCTGTCTGACTGTCATCTCTTGTCAAGGACAAGGAAAATGTTTTTCCTTgtcaaaaaaagatatcaacaataaacatgcagcaacctagtccaaataattatgacctCTTGAAACCAGAAAgggtagttttattttgttttaataaaattgagaatggaaatggggaatgtgtcaaagagacaacagcccgaccgtagaaaaaaacaacagcagaaggttaccaacaggtcttcaatatagTGAGAAATTCCtacacctggaggcgtccttcagctggcccctaaacaaatatatactagttcagtgataatgaacgccatactaatttaaTGACTAATATCATGAATGTGAGGCAGGCGTTACCCGTGAATGGGGACaaagtctgtatgaattattttttttgtaacttacatgtacatatttgttaaagtcataagaaacgagtgaccggtgaaaaataatgttcttccaattcttgaaccaatgcatacaaacatcttAAAATAAGTCGTCTGTCCaagaatttttcatttatttcgcatatatttcttataatcgtcaatttttttttcaagtggtcagagttgttgtgaaaatatggcaggtaattaaagttcgtgttttaaAGCCGAAATTTAACGAttgaaattcttttaaatatgaataagttaaagaattttcttcagaaaaaagtatatatatgcacataagtattataatgaaaactatccattgagttataaaaaaacatatgcattatattttttaatttgaggtttcttatcacttaaaaaaacccaaacgaAATACTGTCATGTTTCCGagtttggttctgttgttaatGTTAGGGATTTTACTTGTGacattatttaagttatgacatcatgttcaatgtaaacaatgaaacacaatgCATCAGGTAAAGTCAATTCATATTAAAgaattattgaaaatgaaatattggtaTTGTGTTCCTTGAGTTCCTGTATTTTACAAGACTACCCAAAGTCTCACAACAAAGAGACTGAAAGAAGGAAGTATATTACTACGTTCTGCCCAAATGcgggaattaaaaaaaagcgacaaaaaaaaattaaacgatTTTCAGTTCATTTATAGCATAATgaaaattttccaattttttataaaaatatttttttattgatttttcaagACAAAGCATAATAAAAACCTACacacatataaaacatgtaaaaacatgtacaatatacaCTTAGCACCGATATAAGAGTACTGCCAGCctaattatataaaagaattttatacaaattaagaGATAGTTTAAGTTTTTACcattttcagttttgttttgtgattgccttttttatacattttttctcTCTGTCATTTCAGTGTTAATTGAGTTAAGCGTATAGATTCAGAATGAATCAAGAAATCTTAATTGACGGGGTACCAGTGCAGATACCAGCAGGGAACTATAAAACAGAATATTTACCAGATGGAACTGTACAGATTGTTGTGTACTCCAACACTACTGTTGATACCGGAGCAGAGGGAGAGTTCAAATGGAAAGGACATTATTGTCGTACTATAGGTATCCAAAACACAACTGTACCACATCATAACAGTTATGATTTTGCTGACAGTGGTGTTCAGACTGACTTTCCAGTAGAAGAAGACGAAGAAACTACAGTTACAGAAGATACTAACTTAGAAGTAGAAGATGAACAAGTAGAAGAGATGATTCGGGATGAAGAAAACCAGGAAAATTTTGGAAGAGGAAAGAGAAAACGAGGACGTCCTCCAACTACATTTAAACCTGTTAAACCCAGAAAGTCATTTTCCAATGCCAGTGTTATACAGAATATTCAGGATGACGAGTCTGAGAAAAGTGATAAAACTGTTCATAAATGTGGACTGTGTGGCATTACTTATAAACGTAGGGCTAACTGGCAGAATCATCTAAAAACTCATGCAAAAGAGAAAATTTATATGTGTGGTTATTGTGGAAATTTGTTTCAGAAGGCCAACTTTCTACAACATCTGAAGACTCACAAAGACGAGCAAGATGAAGCTAATCTGAGACCTATAATAGAGACCAATCCACGTAGACCTGATCGACCATCACCTCCACCGCCGCCGCCACCACGGACACCAACACAACAAACACAACAACCAACACACACGGCCCAACCCCCACAACAAACCATTCAAGAAACAGAATCATCTGATGGAGAAAAACAGTTCATGGTCAAAAGTCATCAAGTGACATTACCAAATCAACAAGTGGCTACATTGATAGATCTTGGTAATCTAATGGATGTCTCCGTGAACGAGGATGGTACAATTGATGGCGTTGAAACTCCTAAGACAATAACTGCAGACCCACTGGATGAGTCTGGTATAATGAATAATGACCTAGATTATAACCCCAGTGATGGAATAGATGATACTAAGTACATATATAAGTGTAATGTGTGTGGCAAGGAGTATAACAGTAAGAGTAACTGCCATCGTCATTTGAAGACACATACTCATGCCAAAGTTTACAAGTGTAATGATTGTGACAAGACATACATGCATCGTTATGAACTTAAGATGCACAGGCGTATTCATACGGGTAAACATTTACAttacatctataatactaaaattacgaggtccaatttgtcagccgtcatcaatAAAAACCACCAATCAAAGagttcaactttatatataactaatatagcacaaaggtgtagattaaaaattacaccactccaggccctgttaatttccacgtaattaatattgccaataattaagaagttccggatcgagtccgataccgataccaatagtatattcacctgttacctattaccttatctgaacgttccgcatctgacaggcgcaccaccaaacggtgtctttaggattaatatgctatatacacaagtcataatcacagggttgacactactaaattgtcaaattgttacatataattgtagtattttaatcagtaagactttttaagataacaatacgaatactaaaaatgtggactaaaaataaggcgtataggtacagttttcaatttgttagtgggcatgacgtaaaacagcgaatcaaaaaattcaactttatttataactgatATAGGACAataatgttgattaaaaaatactccctTCCAGGAccatttgttttccaaataattaatattac
This is a stretch of genomic DNA from Mytilus trossulus isolate FHL-02 chromosome 6, PNRI_Mtr1.1.1.hap1, whole genome shotgun sequence. It encodes these proteins:
- the LOC134720586 gene encoding zinc finger protein 260-like → MNQEILIDGVPVQIPAGNYKTEYLPDGTVQIVVYSNTTVDTGAEGEFKWKGHYCRTIGIQNTTVPHHNSYDFADSGVQTDFPVEEDEETTVTEDTNLEVEDEQVEEMIRDEENQENFGRGKRKRGRPPTTFKPVKPRKSFSNASVIQNIQDDESEKSDKTVHKCGLCGITYKRRANWQNHLKTHAKEKIYMCGYCGNLFQKANFLQHLKTHKDEQDEANLRPIIETNPRRPDRPSPPPPPPPRTPTQQTQQPTHTAQPPQQTIQETESSDGEKQFMVKSHQVTLPNQQVATLIDLGNLMDVSVNEDGTIDGVETPKTITADPLDESGIMNNDLDYNPSDGIDDTKYIYKCNVCGKEYNSKSNCHRHLKTHTHAKVYKCNDCDKTYMHRYELKMHRRIHTGEKPYKCPICTRAFNESGNLRRHMKIHAGDDTPYKCGVCFKGFSDMYRLHVHLKVHSGKIVCDTCGKSFTKISDLYRHIRIHTGDKPYKCDVCKKAFAQKVNLQTHYRTHTGKTPYRCDICNFGFSRKQILDNHMRGHEEEELEELKKQQEEEKESSNIEEEDQIHVQNVMDAAADNEEGLIEVPEDAQEVETGLSQEELAQLVAASVVEHVEVEPTT